A region from the Aliarcobacter thereius LMG 24486 genome encodes:
- a CDS encoding DsbC family protein, with protein MLKQIKLALLLSLFLAIFAQADFIKLKQNEISEFEKLELFKRANIKVEKGFDTGTFYLLSISVQGNKDEVFLTKDKKYIISGSVIESSSGKPLKAPADLSSLKGKEVFTYGNGKEELILFTDPECPYCKKFESYFPQLKDKVKIKVFFYPLDFHPKAREISKYILSKKTEKEKIDAFFEFDIGSDLSKVDNAKYSKTEEERLNKLLNEQIDLGIKLGVQGTPSLYDKNGQNVIWIQLLDKYGIKLD; from the coding sequence ATGTTAAAGCAAATAAAATTGGCTTTACTTTTATCTCTGTTTCTTGCAATATTTGCACAAGCAGATTTTATAAAGTTAAAACAAAACGAAATTTCAGAATTTGAAAAATTAGAGCTTTTCAAAAGAGCAAATATTAAAGTTGAGAAAGGTTTTGATACAGGAACATTTTATCTTCTTAGTATAAGTGTTCAAGGGAATAAAGATGAAGTTTTTCTTACAAAAGATAAAAAATATATTATAAGTGGTTCAGTTATTGAAAGCTCAAGTGGAAAACCTCTTAAAGCTCCTGCTGATTTATCTTCTTTAAAAGGTAAAGAAGTATTTACTTATGGAAATGGGAAAGAAGAGTTAATCTTATTTACAGATCCAGAATGTCCTTATTGTAAAAAATTTGAGTCATATTTTCCTCAATTAAAAGATAAAGTAAAAATCAAAGTATTTTTCTATCCTTTAGATTTTCATCCAAAAGCAAGAGAAATAAGTAAATATATTTTAAGTAAAAAAACAGAAAAAGAGAAGATAGATGCTTTCTTTGAGTTTGATATAGGAAGTGATTTATCAAAAGTTGATAATGCTAAATATTCAAAAACAGAAGAAGAAAGATTAAATAAACTTTTAAATGAACAAATTGACTTAGGTATAAAACTTGGTGTTCAAGGAACTCCTTCTTTATATGATAAAAATGGTCAAAATGTAATTTGGATACAACTTTTAGATAAATATGGAATTAAATTAGATTAA
- a CDS encoding ferritin-like domain-containing protein — protein MNNQNHCISIFTGNLPPSKALFLRLENAFLICNTYEIIEIVSFKEFIETELRAWARLKGHLYLGREKLKNQYSYKIQKIVKNDYLQKASWGKKMQGIDTSNPKLKDLDLSDDILVKAPDNNGLLTRGIVTQENSPIYDFELSYKEQVWSNPISVLYEEGKNLQWNATTDIPWNEIPNLNPILERAICQIMTYLVENEFSALYIPAKFVSKINPYYMEVPLFLSSLMNDEARHIEVFTKRANANGGGFQYSSEVTQKSLFSLFKEDDYIKSSFLLHVMGEGTFVDLLSFLEKYMPDEATKKIIRLSKRDEMRHVAYGIEHVKSAIEQNPNRINALKNTAFKRKEFMDEVNGESSLLIESLAILAGGSDEPDAYKRGFDLVEELKQKMNENRVKRLINIGMDEDLANDISKVHTPNFM, from the coding sequence TTGAATAATCAAAATCACTGTATATCAATCTTTACAGGAAATTTACCTCCATCAAAAGCTCTCTTTTTAAGATTAGAAAATGCATTTTTAATCTGTAATACTTATGAGATAATTGAAATTGTCTCTTTCAAAGAGTTTATTGAGACAGAACTTCGTGCTTGGGCAAGATTAAAAGGACATCTTTATTTAGGTAGAGAAAAACTAAAGAATCAATACTCTTACAAAATACAAAAAATAGTAAAAAATGACTACCTACAAAAAGCATCATGGGGAAAAAAGATGCAAGGAATAGATACTTCCAATCCAAAATTAAAAGATTTGGATTTAAGCGATGATATTCTTGTAAAAGCTCCTGATAATAACGGTCTTTTAACAAGAGGAATAGTTACACAAGAAAATAGCCCAATTTATGATTTTGAATTATCTTATAAGGAGCAAGTTTGGTCAAATCCTATTTCTGTTTTATATGAAGAGGGTAAAAATTTACAATGGAATGCAACAACAGATATTCCTTGGAATGAAATCCCAAATCTAAATCCTATTTTAGAAAGAGCAATTTGTCAAATTATGACTTATTTAGTAGAAAATGAATTCTCTGCTTTATATATTCCAGCAAAATTTGTTAGTAAAATAAATCCATATTATATGGAAGTTCCCCTGTTTTTATCATCTTTAATGAATGATGAAGCAAGACATATTGAAGTTTTTACAAAACGAGCAAATGCAAATGGTGGAGGTTTTCAATACTCAAGTGAAGTTACACAAAAATCTCTTTTTTCTTTATTTAAAGAAGATGATTATATAAAAAGCTCTTTTTTACTTCATGTTATGGGGGAAGGAACTTTTGTTGATTTATTAAGTTTTTTAGAAAAATATATGCCAGATGAAGCTACAAAAAAGATTATAAGACTATCAAAAAGAGATGAAATGCGTCATGTTGCTTATGGGATTGAACATGTAAAATCTGCCATTGAACAAAACCCAAATAGAATAAATGCTCTTAAAAATACGGCTTTTAAAAGAAAAGAGTTTATGGATGAAGTAAATGGAGAATCATCTTTACTTATTGAGTCCCTAGCTATTTTAGCAGGAGGAAGTGATGAGCCAGATGCTTATAAAAGAGGTTTTGATTTAGTTGAAGAGTTAAAACAAAAGATGAATGAAAATAGAGTAAAAAGATTGATAAATATAGGTATGGATGAAGATTTAGCAAATGATATCTCCAAAGTACACACCCCAAATTTTATGTAA
- a CDS encoding acyl-CoA dehydrogenase family protein: protein MSNLYNEMLDFAKKNIAPFTDVVDSEARFPFESFEAIKDKKLTGLLVPKEYGGMDLGFYEHTQTVLAFANYCATTALCYMMHNVATNCLATHGSEELKKEFLPKIANGEIMLALAYSESGTGTHFYNPEIKVTKDGQILSMNGRKSFVTSAQYADYYLIDANSFDSEGLDNWLVSKDLAGINFEHNAWNGLGMRGNASCPMILENVKIDERFRIGAAGSGLDQIFNTVGPFFIMGLAAVYSGVALNASNSIIDYSMNRKYSDNSALCGIPTVQNHISDIYSKAASAKYFTLSAAKSVIEADPMAQANVLAARIHASSMAVDVCTTAMKIGGGTAYAKRINIERLLRDSLAAAVMAPSTDVLTTWLGKALTNQEII from the coding sequence ATGTCAAATTTATATAATGAAATGTTAGATTTTGCAAAAAAAAATATTGCACCATTTACAGATGTTGTTGATAGTGAAGCAAGATTCCCATTTGAAAGTTTTGAAGCTATAAAAGATAAAAAACTAACAGGACTTTTAGTTCCAAAAGAGTACGGAGGAATGGATCTTGGTTTTTATGAACATACGCAAACTGTTTTAGCATTTGCAAATTATTGTGCAACAACAGCATTGTGCTATATGATGCATAATGTTGCTACAAATTGTTTAGCAACTCATGGAAGTGAAGAGTTAAAAAAAGAGTTTTTACCAAAAATTGCAAATGGTGAGATTATGTTGGCTTTAGCATATAGTGAAAGTGGGACAGGAACTCATTTTTATAATCCAGAAATCAAAGTTACTAAAGATGGACAAATTTTAAGTATGAATGGAAGAAAAAGTTTTGTTACATCAGCACAATATGCAGATTATTATTTAATTGATGCAAACTCATTTGATAGTGAAGGACTAGATAATTGGCTGGTTTCAAAAGATTTAGCAGGAATTAATTTTGAACATAATGCTTGGAATGGATTGGGTATGAGAGGAAATGCTTCTTGTCCAATGATTTTAGAAAATGTAAAAATTGATGAAAGATTTAGAATTGGAGCAGCAGGAAGTGGATTAGATCAAATATTTAATACTGTTGGTCCATTTTTTATAATGGGATTAGCAGCTGTTTATAGTGGAGTTGCATTAAATGCAAGTAATTCAATAATTGATTACTCAATGAATAGAAAATATAGTGATAATTCAGCACTTTGTGGTATTCCAACTGTTCAAAATCATATTTCAGATATTTATTCAAAAGCTGCAAGTGCAAAATACTTTACATTAAGTGCAGCAAAAAGTGTAATTGAAGCAGACCCAATGGCACAAGCAAATGTATTAGCAGCAAGAATTCATGCTTCATCTATGGCTGTTGATGTTTGTACAACTGCCATGAAAATTGGTGGAGGAACTGCTTACGCCAAAAGAATAAATATAGAAAGACTTCTAAGAGACTCTTTAGCTGCTGCTGTTATGGCACCAAGTACTGATGTTCTTACAACTTGGCTTGGAAAAGCTTTAACAAATCAAGAGATAATTTAA